GGGACGGGTGCCGAGCAGAACCATCCACCAGGTGCCGTCCTGCGCCTGTACGAGATCCCCGTGGCCGGTGTTCTGCACCGGGTGGCCCGTACTGCGGTGGGACAGCACGGGGTTGTCCGGGTGCGGCTCGAACGGCCCCGGCAGCGTGCGGGCACGGGCCACCGACATCGCGTGACCGCGCTCCGTGCCGCCCTCCGACAGCAGGAGGTACCACCAGTCGCCGATCCGGTACAGGTGCGGGCCCTCCGGATACTGCAGCCCGCTCCCGGACCACATGGGCACCGGCTCGCCCAGGAGTTCGCCCGTCTCCGGTTCGATGCGCACTCCGCGGATCATCCCGTCGTGCGAGAACACGCACCAGCAGTGCCCCTCGTCGTCCCAGGCCAGATCGGGGTCGATGCCGGGGATGCCGACCGGTACGGGTTCCGACCACGGGCCGACGGGGTCCTTCGCGGTCACCATGACGGTGCCCGCGCCGGCGACCACGGTGGTGATCATCCAGAAGCGCCCGTCGTGGAACCGCAGCGTGGGCGCGTACACACCGCACGAGGACGGGACTTCGTCGGTCAGCGCCAGCTGCGAGGGCCGGTCCAGGGCGTGCCCGATCAGCCGCCAGTGCACGAGGTCGCGGCTGTGCCACAGCGGCACCCCGGGTACGTACTCGAAGCTGGACGTCGCCACGTAGTAGTCGTCGCCCACGCGACAGATGGTCGGATCGGGGCTGAAGCCCGGTATCACCGGATTGTCGAAGAGCGCCATGTCCGTCCTCGGGTGGGTCGCGGTCACGCAGTCGGACAGGCGCCGGCGAAGGACGGGCCGTCAGGCGTACGGGCTCCAACGGCAGATCGTTGAAGCGCTTCGAAGATCGCACTTGGGTGGTGGGCTGTCAATAACGTGCGCCAGGGTCGGTCTCTGCCCTGGTCCGCGCAGGCGAGTGGGGGCCGTAGGCGTGCGGGTTCCGGGCAGGGTGGTCGAAGCGCTTCGATTAAGGTGAGCCGGTATCCGTGAGGGGTTGCGGTCGACCCGGGGCGGTTACCTCTGCGGGGTGATGCCGAAGGACCGGACGAGCTGGGTCAGTTCTTCACGGAAGAGCTTCTCCGGGCTGAGGGCCTGGGTCCGCAGGTGGCCGTAGATCTCTAGGGACACGAGGCCGTGCAAGTGGCTCCAGATGCGCAGGGCGAGGGCCACGGCAGCCGGGGGCAGCTCGGGGAAGGCCGGACGGACCTTGTCGAGGAGACCTGCCTCGAAGTCGGACCACTCGAAGTCGCTGTCCGCGTAGCGGTGTTCGGCGTGCGGCCAGGCGGCGGCTGCCAGCGCCGTGATGCCGGTGCAGACGCGGTGGGCGGCGTCCGGGGCGGCGCCGCCCTCGGGGGGTCGGTACCCGGGCACGGGGTCACCGTAGATGAGGCGGAAGCCCTCGGGATTGGCCAGTGCCCAGTTCCTGAAGGCGTGCGCCCATGCCTGGATCCGGGCGGCCGGGTCCTGAGCGGGGGCGGCGTCCCAGGCCGCGTCCACCGTGTCGGCCAGCGAGGTGTAGACGTTGTTGATCAGCGTGGTGACCAAGTCGTCACGGGTGGCGAAGTAGCCGTAGATGGCGTTGGCCGTCATGCCCATTTCGCGGGCGATGGCCCGCAGGGTGATCGCGTCGGGTCCTCCCGAGGCCATCAGCTCCAGCGCGACCCTCTTGATCTCGGCGGTCGTCTCGGCCCGCAACCGCTCGCGGCGCCCTTTGGTGCTTCCCACGCTTCCCACGAGCACGCACTCTACAGCGTCATAAAACTGAGTGCCGTATCAAAACTTCACACCGTATAGTTTCTGCGTGCCGCGAAGGGAGATGGCGGCACGGGCAACCGACCTACGAGCGATCACCAGGGGAGAGCCATGTACATCGGAGTCATCGGGGCCACGGGGGGCATCGGCAGTCGCGTCGTCACCGAAGCGCTCGGCCGGGGGCACCACGTCGCGGCCTTCAGCCGCGACGCCACGCGGATCGAGGAGGACCGGAAGGGCATCGCCTGGCAGAGTGTCGACGTCCTCGACGCCGGCGCGATCGCCGCCGTCCTGCCCGGACTCGACGTCCTGATCAGTGCTTTCCAGCCCGGAAACGCCGCCAAGGACATCGCCGACACCGTGACCCGCTCGATCGCCGATCCCACGGTGTACGCCACCGCCGCGCGTGCGCTCCTGAAGGCGCTGGAGAGTCATCCCCGGACCCGGCTCCTCGTCATCGGCGGCGCCGGCAGTCTGGAGATCGAGCCCGGACTCGTACGGGCCGACTCCGACGAGCTGTTGCACGAGACCCTCGACGCGATCGGCCTGCCGAGGGAGTACGCCGCCGCGGTGCGCGGCCACTGGGACGCTCTGGACGTCCTGCGCACGTCCAACCGGTTGTGGACCTACTTCAGTCCCGCCGAGGACATCGCGCCCGGCGAGCGCACGGGCCGGTTCCGGATCGGCGGCGACCAGCCGGTCCTCGACGCGGACGGGCGCAGCCGCATCTCGATGGAGGACGCCGCAGTTGCCCTCGTCGACGAGGCGGAACTGCCCCGCTTCGTCCAGCGCCGCTTCACCGTCGGCTACTGAACGGGTAGGAGGCACCGTTGTCGGCCCCGACCCGAATGCGCCCCCATTGCCGGCAGGCGAAGGGGGCCGACCTGGTGGTCCTGCACCGCAGGACCACCAGGCTCTCGGGCCGGGGATGATCCCGGCCGACTGGAGGCATGCGCGCCACTGGGGGCGCCCAGGATGCGTTACGCCGGGTCGATGCGGGAGATGCTGCCGGCTATGGCGAGCACGTACAGCTCGCCCTTGCAGCCCTGCACGAACGAGACGGTCTCGCCGCCGTTGACTCCGAGGTCGCTCACGCCCGTCACCTTGCCGTTCTTCATCTGCAGGGCGCGGACGGTGCCGTCGCAGTAGTCGCTGAACACGTACTGACCCTTGAGGCTCGGGATCGCCTTGCCCCGATAGACGTACCCGCCGATCACCGAGCAGCCCAGCCCGGTGCGGTCGTACTCGTGGACCGGAGGTACATGGTTCGCGGGTTCCGTCGCGCCCCGGAAGGGATGGGTGCCCTCCATCTGGGACCAGCCGTAGTTCTCGCCGCCCTTGCTGTCGGCCGGAGCCCAGTCGATCTCCTCCCAGTCGCTCTGGCCGACGTCGCCGATCAGCAGGTCGCCCGTGCCCGCGTCGAAGGAGAACCGCCACGGGTTGCGCAGCCCGTACGCCCAGATCTCGTCCCTGGCGTTCGGGTCGTCGACGAACGGGTTGTCCTTCGGGATCGCGTACGGCTCGCCGCCGCTCGGGTCGATCCGCAGCAACTTGCCGAGCAGCGTGTCGAGGTTCTGCCCGTTGCCGTGCGGATCGCCGCCCGCGCCGCCGTCGCCGAACGCGATGTAGAGGTAGCCGTCGGGGCCGAACCTGATGTCGCCACCGTTGTGGTTCGAGTAGGGCTGCGTCTGGGTGAGGACGGTGCGCCGGCTGTCCGGCAGGATCTTGCCCTCCCGCATGGCGAACTCGTCCACGGTGCTGGTGCCTTCGAGGTTCGTGAACGAGATGTAGAAGTGCGCGAACCTCTTGTCGAACGCGATACCCAGCAGGCCGCGTTCGCCGTCGGTGGTGGTCTCGCCGGAGATGTCGAGGACGGGTTGGCCGAGCCCCTTGTTGTTCAAGACCCTTACGGTGCCCGCGCGTTCGGCTATCCAGACCGTGCCGCCGGGACCGGCGGTGCCTGCGGACGGGTTCTGGGCCGTGGCCACCTTCGTCAGCACGACCTTCGCTGCCTGATGTGCGGCGGCGGGCTCCACGGCGGACGCCGTGGACAGGGCGAGG
The Streptomyces sp. NBC_00234 DNA segment above includes these coding regions:
- a CDS encoding TetR/AcrR family transcriptional regulator; this encodes MGSTKGRRERLRAETTAEIKRVALELMASGGPDAITLRAIAREMGMTANAIYGYFATRDDLVTTLINNVYTSLADTVDAAWDAAPAQDPAARIQAWAHAFRNWALANPEGFRLIYGDPVPGYRPPEGGAAPDAAHRVCTGITALAAAAWPHAEHRYADSDFEWSDFEAGLLDKVRPAFPELPPAAVALALRIWSHLHGLVSLEIYGHLRTQALSPEKLFREELTQLVRSFGITPQR
- a CDS encoding NAD(P)-dependent oxidoreductase, translating into MYIGVIGATGGIGSRVVTEALGRGHHVAAFSRDATRIEEDRKGIAWQSVDVLDAGAIAAVLPGLDVLISAFQPGNAAKDIADTVTRSIADPTVYATAARALLKALESHPRTRLLVIGGAGSLEIEPGLVRADSDELLHETLDAIGLPREYAAAVRGHWDALDVLRTSNRLWTYFSPAEDIAPGERTGRFRIGGDQPVLDADGRSRISMEDAAVALVDEAELPRFVQRRFTVGY
- a CDS encoding PQQ-dependent sugar dehydrogenase codes for the protein MKFRTRSSAVIGAICLVASLALSTASAVEPAAAHQAAKVVLTKVATAQNPSAGTAGPGGTVWIAERAGTVRVLNNKGLGQPVLDISGETTTDGERGLLGIAFDKRFAHFYISFTNLEGTSTVDEFAMREGKILPDSRRTVLTQTQPYSNHNGGDIRFGPDGYLYIAFGDGGAGGDPHGNGQNLDTLLGKLLRIDPSGGEPYAIPKDNPFVDDPNARDEIWAYGLRNPWRFSFDAGTGDLLIGDVGQSDWEEIDWAPADSKGGENYGWSQMEGTHPFRGATEPANHVPPVHEYDRTGLGCSVIGGYVYRGKAIPSLKGQYVFSDYCDGTVRALQMKNGKVTGVSDLGVNGGETVSFVQGCKGELYVLAIAGSISRIDPA